The genome window CCGTGACAAAGGTAACCTGCTCTGCGTACGATCCGCCATTAGAACGGGGCTGAAGTTCATTAAGGATCTCGCAAATGGTATGAACCACATCGAGATTGGCCTTCTCATTCCATCCACCTATATTATAGGTCTCTCCGATCTCACCCACTTCGAGAACCTTGCGAATAGCGACACAGTGGTCCTTCACATAGAGCCAATCGCGCACCTGCTGTCCATCTCCGTATACCGGTAAAGGCTTGCCCGCTAGGGCGTTAAGAATACAGAGCGGAATAAGTTTCTCCGGGAAATGAAATGGGCCGTAGTTGTTGGAGCAATTAGTTGTCAGTACCGGTAACCCATACGTATGGTGCCAGGCACGAACCAGGTGATCAGAGGCCGCCTTTGAGGC of Pseudomonadota bacterium contains these proteins:
- a CDS encoding dTDP-glucose 4,6-dehydratase, encoding RSYWSELEGDLRRAFRFLHVSTDEVYGSLAPSDPAFKETHPYEPNSPYSASKAASDHLVRAWHHTYGLPVLTTNCSNNYGPFHFPEKLIPLCILNALAGKPLPVYGDGQQVRDWLYVKDHCVAIRKVLEVGEIGETYNIGGWNEKANLDVVHTICEILNELQPRSNGGSYAEQVTFVTDRPGHDRRYAIDASKLERELGWRPAETFDTGIRKTIQWYLDNSAWVSSVTSGDYRTWLDTNYGGR